One Halosolutus gelatinilyticus genomic window carries:
- a CDS encoding helix-turn-helix transcriptional regulator yields MDAEKSHAAYMALHKRSSIFKRLIEDPAYQNQLVNEVDASQSTVYRGLKQLEDHNLVKRQNGMYATTTFGEIVYTQYERTDEIVQTFAESERLLETRQEIGTVLDPSVACDATTLVIGETRPDLVYEYLEEQVSEAAKISGVVPTVFSAMVDTYLTQVTENRLDAEFVFGREATEHVQTKLSDEFKTLLNTGNFEAYSYSGEIPMGVVVITEPVEHVLIVIHDDIGVVRGVIDSKNRAAVSWGIDWYSKHETDSTPLSLS; encoded by the coding sequence ATGGACGCGGAAAAATCACACGCCGCCTACATGGCCCTCCACAAACGATCATCTATATTCAAACGGCTCATCGAGGACCCGGCTTATCAAAACCAACTGGTCAATGAGGTAGACGCTTCACAGTCGACGGTTTACCGTGGGCTCAAACAACTCGAAGATCACAATCTAGTCAAAAGACAGAATGGTATGTATGCGACGACGACGTTCGGCGAAATCGTCTATACACAGTATGAGCGAACCGACGAAATCGTCCAGACGTTTGCAGAATCAGAGCGATTACTCGAAACAAGACAGGAGATTGGAACGGTTCTTGACCCGTCCGTCGCTTGTGATGCAACGACACTTGTAATCGGGGAGACAAGACCAGATCTTGTATACGAATATCTTGAAGAACAAGTCTCTGAGGCGGCCAAGATTAGTGGTGTGGTGCCGACTGTTTTCTCGGCTATGGTAGATACGTATTTGACCCAGGTGACAGAGAACCGACTGGATGCCGAGTTTGTCTTCGGGAGGGAGGCGACTGAACATGTGCAAACAAAACTCAGTGACGAATTCAAAACCCTCCTTAACACTGGGAATTTCGAAGCTTATTCGTACTCTGGTGAAATCCCGATGGGAGTTGTCGTGATCACAGAACCTGTCGAACATGTTCTTATCGTTATTCACGACGATATTGGTGTTGTTCGCGGCGTCATTGATTCTAAAAACAGAGCCGCAGTTTCGTGGGGAATAGACTGGTATTCAAAACATGAAACCGACAGTACACCGCTATCACTTTCCTGA
- a CDS encoding ParA family protein, with product MITAVVYSESGGTFKTTTTANLAVSLTRMGLDTCVIDLDPQEGNLTSLFDAGKRRSDRDADNLVRHILEMPEGDFEDLIETSAEGVDIIPSHDMLGDFTSNLEQKIAYETGMTNQSRDEFPRYELLYDLLWNEQELHEQYDAVLIDPNARAEDLLFNAIYAMRTLVAPVKPAGKGNLSLEGLEEMVSNMQDQLEIEVGLSCVIPSGIGQTNAHKEYTKQFENTEEYPTPVAIPDRESMMDEMWETRGSVYKVVEERWKTYEKDGDMVSEPGQRGVRDRELETLRDIYKLAAFIATETFNVEIDPELVLDIDDHGERRFTVREESEPEVPA from the coding sequence ATGATAACGGCAGTGGTGTACTCCGAATCAGGTGGCACGTTCAAAACGACGACAACAGCGAACCTCGCGGTCAGTTTGACCCGGATGGGGCTCGATACCTGCGTAATCGACCTCGATCCCCAGGAGGGAAACCTCACGAGTCTGTTCGACGCTGGCAAGCGCCGGAGCGATCGTGACGCCGACAACCTCGTCCGACACATCCTCGAAATGCCCGAAGGCGACTTCGAGGACTTGATCGAGACCTCCGCAGAGGGCGTTGACATAATTCCGAGCCACGATATGCTCGGCGACTTCACGTCGAACCTCGAACAGAAGATCGCCTACGAGACGGGCATGACGAATCAGAGTCGCGACGAGTTCCCTCGGTACGAACTCCTGTACGACCTCCTGTGGAACGAGCAGGAGCTTCACGAACAGTACGACGCCGTGCTGATTGATCCGAATGCACGGGCGGAGGATCTGTTGTTCAACGCGATCTACGCGATGCGGACGCTCGTCGCGCCCGTGAAACCGGCCGGGAAAGGGAATCTGAGCCTCGAAGGGCTCGAAGAAATGGTGTCGAACATGCAGGACCAACTCGAAATCGAGGTTGGCCTTTCGTGTGTCATTCCGTCGGGAATCGGGCAGACGAACGCACACAAGGAGTACACGAAACAGTTCGAGAACACCGAGGAGTATCCGACGCCGGTCGCGATCCCCGATCGCGAGAGCATGATGGACGAAATGTGGGAAACGCGTGGATCCGTCTACAAGGTGGTCGAAGAACGCTGGAAGACCTACGAGAAGGACGGCGACATGGTCAGCGAACCCGGACAGCGTGGCGTCCGTGATCGCGAGCTCGAGACACTTCGAGATATCTACAAGCTGGCCGCGTTCATCGCAACCGAGACGTTCAACGTCGAGATCGACCCAGAGTTAGTACTCGATATCGATGACCACGGAGAGCGACGGTTTACTGTCCGAGAGGAGTCTGAACCGGAGGTGCCGGCCTGA
- a CDS encoding helix-hairpin-helix domain-containing protein, with protein sequence MAYEYQSLEDLRGSDRERLESVPGVGEQRAADVLDRVR encoded by the coding sequence ATCGCCTACGAGTACCAGTCGCTTGAGGACCTCCGGGGGAGCGATCGGGAGCGCCTGGAGTCTGTGCCGGGCGTCGGCGAGCAGCGGGCGGCAGATGTGCTCGATCGGGTTCGGTAA
- a CDS encoding DNA adenine methylase, with the protein MSGRSADGTDRERPGNCVSVFPYPGGKGRECSWILSRMPAHDCYVEVFGGSGALLYNKPESTVEVYNDVNDDLVQFFETLREREDELVQWLRNVPYSRSLYLEWVDDYFDGVRPSDPVERAGRFYALRYMQFAGDISMKNGFKTRAKRSPARTFDNARERLEEIADRFRQVIIENQDYSDILSRYDDTDVDVVFYCDPPYVGGEHYYQAEFNHSEFVDALRDVESKWMVSYTELPEGLDEYYVVERDRRHRMCREASDTTERLVCNFDPTSTAQFVDDDQTQTKLTEMKA; encoded by the coding sequence ATGAGCGGTAGATCCGCCGATGGTACCGATCGCGAGCGTCCGGGGAACTGTGTATCAGTCTTCCCGTATCCTGGTGGAAAAGGCCGGGAATGCTCGTGGATCCTCTCACGGATGCCGGCACACGATTGCTACGTCGAAGTGTTCGGGGGTAGTGGCGCTCTCCTTTACAACAAGCCGGAGAGCACCGTTGAGGTCTACAACGACGTCAACGACGACCTCGTACAGTTCTTCGAAACGCTTCGCGAGCGCGAAGACGAACTCGTGCAGTGGCTTCGGAACGTCCCGTACTCCCGATCGCTCTACCTTGAATGGGTGGACGACTATTTCGACGGTGTCCGCCCGTCCGATCCAGTAGAGCGAGCTGGGCGCTTCTACGCCCTGCGTTACATGCAGTTCGCGGGAGACATCTCGATGAAAAATGGGTTCAAGACCCGCGCGAAACGATCGCCGGCACGGACGTTCGACAACGCTCGCGAACGCCTCGAGGAGATCGCCGACCGATTCCGTCAGGTCATCATCGAAAACCAAGATTATTCAGATATCCTATCTCGATACGACGACACCGACGTCGACGTGGTTTTCTACTGCGATCCGCCGTACGTCGGCGGTGAGCACTATTACCAGGCCGAGTTCAATCACTCGGAGTTCGTCGACGCGCTTCGCGATGTCGAATCGAAGTGGATGGTGTCGTACACGGAACTTCCTGAGGGCCTTGACGAGTACTACGTCGTCGAACGCGATCGTCGTCACCGGATGTGTCGGGAAGCGTCGGACACGACCGAGCGGTTGGTGTGCAACTTCGATCCGACGTCGACGGCACAGTTCGTCGACGACGACCAGACTCAAACGAAACTCACGGAGATGAAAGCATGA
- a CDS encoding site-specific integrase, protein METADSGVSPQGTPLEDALAECLETKSKVSPNYRKNFERVVTEWIGYCADRNVTMIEQVSKRTLASYAGHLARRVEAGRSDDVDGGITASTAWTYYDYVSAFLSWAVTWDYLAENPAEKAQARDSMPDRPSSGDYERQFWQPDQRQTVVDFVRRRVDSAYQDPIAPTPILHKRLRDRALVATIAYSGVRGGEVLNDPNDPRRSGLTWNDVDLKEGVAWILGKNQDREPAQLPGQVTTPLERWHDAYDPPSDEWPVFPSMHVPTLSRRIADAIGNDERDHRCADRHYWSVALDAAVKPSSITTEGARSILKRLSSIAEVPGLDAGEYLTLHGGRRGVGEKLYRERGAARAQRTLRHADPQTTSEMYSHIDASELAEDNTAVFDDE, encoded by the coding sequence ATGGAAACCGCAGATTCGGGGGTCTCACCCCAGGGGACGCCCCTCGAAGACGCCCTCGCAGAGTGCCTCGAAACCAAATCGAAGGTCTCGCCGAACTACCGGAAGAACTTCGAGCGCGTCGTCACCGAGTGGATCGGGTACTGTGCCGATCGCAACGTCACGATGATCGAGCAGGTCTCGAAGCGAACGCTCGCGAGCTACGCCGGTCACCTCGCCCGACGGGTCGAAGCCGGGAGGTCCGACGACGTCGACGGCGGGATCACCGCTTCGACCGCGTGGACGTACTACGACTATGTCTCGGCGTTTCTCTCGTGGGCCGTCACGTGGGATTACCTCGCCGAGAATCCGGCCGAGAAAGCGCAGGCACGGGACAGCATGCCCGATCGACCCTCCAGCGGGGACTACGAGCGCCAATTCTGGCAACCCGACCAACGGCAGACGGTAGTCGATTTCGTTCGTCGACGCGTCGACAGCGCCTACCAGGACCCGATTGCCCCGACGCCGATTCTGCACAAGCGCCTGCGTGATCGCGCGCTCGTCGCGACGATCGCTTACTCCGGGGTACGCGGCGGCGAAGTCCTGAACGATCCGAACGACCCGCGCCGATCGGGACTCACATGGAACGACGTCGATCTCAAGGAGGGCGTCGCCTGGATCCTCGGGAAGAATCAGGACCGTGAGCCGGCCCAACTCCCGGGGCAGGTCACGACGCCGCTCGAACGCTGGCACGACGCCTACGATCCGCCGAGTGACGAGTGGCCGGTCTTCCCCTCGATGCACGTCCCGACGCTCTCACGACGGATCGCGGACGCAATCGGGAACGACGAACGCGATCACCGGTGTGCCGATCGGCACTACTGGTCGGTCGCGCTCGACGCGGCGGTCAAACCGTCTTCGATCACGACCGAAGGCGCGCGATCGATCCTGAAACGACTCTCGTCGATCGCGGAGGTACCTGGCCTCGACGCCGGCGAGTATCTCACGCTGCACGGAGGTCGCCGGGGCGTCGGCGAGAAACTCTACCGTGAGCGTGGGGCCGCACGCGCGCAACGGACGTTGCGCCACGCCGACCCGCAGACGACGTCGGAAATGTACTCGCACATCGACGCGAGTGAGCTGGCCGAAGATAATACGGCGGTGTTCGACGATGAATGA
- a CDS encoding acyl-CoA dehydrogenase: MGLKGGSGDLDFGNKDGSTDESEPKTTDAPSETDTDRSPTAPDPTPDDRAADRDESETDENEFPYFVRRSNVGDERDERIEVHLRKTVLGQESSFRSDLADELGEDGEISKTDAREFALKYAFENPAGVAELMREEGYGLTD; encoded by the coding sequence ATGGGGCTGAAAGGTGGGTCGGGCGACCTGGATTTTGGGAATAAAGACGGCTCGACCGACGAATCCGAACCCAAGACGACCGACGCGCCATCGGAGACGGACACGGACCGATCGCCAACGGCGCCCGATCCAACTCCCGACGATCGCGCGGCTGATCGCGACGAATCAGAGACCGACGAGAACGAGTTCCCGTATTTCGTCCGGCGGAGCAACGTCGGTGACGAACGCGACGAGCGGATCGAGGTCCACCTTCGAAAGACTGTGCTCGGCCAGGAATCGAGTTTCCGGAGTGATCTGGCAGACGAACTCGGCGAAGACGGCGAGATCTCAAAGACGGACGCTCGTGAGTTCGCGCTGAAATACGCGTTCGAGAACCCTGCTGGTGTCGCGGAGCTTATGCGCGAGGAAGGATACGGTCTAACCGACTAA
- a CDS encoding ATPase — protein MNRDESKIKDEYHTLVRDVFEGVVREVNSHYPAERSVRLDWERIREFDKTIAKTFLRNPQRARGSTAEAIECWNEVDIPDSIVRVHNIPDEYQFRVGKQRTIHLGRLITITGEVVEMDGVKPFAKMAALECHQCGTLNYVPQSYGKMIDPHACEGCEKKSGPFLFRRQQSELLDYRKVILQRADTNLDDDPPQLAVYLTEDLVDRIGPGDHVSLVGYYDTGRIQKKSVLQTYLETWDIESHEEGVLADRLSPDELADAICEEVEAKQDEDPSSFGADREAIIETLVDEGVRRKEVESQLEDLIDQKEISEIGGGKLMVT, from the coding sequence ATGAATCGAGACGAATCCAAGATCAAAGACGAGTACCACACGCTCGTCCGTGACGTCTTCGAGGGGGTTGTACGTGAGGTCAACAGCCACTACCCCGCGGAGCGATCGGTCCGACTCGACTGGGAACGGATCAGAGAGTTCGACAAGACGATCGCGAAGACGTTCCTTCGGAACCCGCAGCGGGCGCGCGGCAGTACCGCGGAAGCGATCGAGTGCTGGAACGAGGTCGATATCCCGGACTCGATCGTCCGTGTGCACAACATCCCCGACGAGTACCAGTTCCGCGTCGGGAAGCAGCGAACGATCCATCTCGGTCGGCTCATCACGATTACCGGCGAGGTCGTTGAAATGGACGGCGTCAAACCGTTCGCGAAGATGGCCGCACTCGAATGCCACCAGTGTGGGACGCTGAACTACGTTCCCCAATCGTACGGGAAGATGATCGACCCGCACGCGTGTGAGGGTTGTGAGAAAAAATCCGGTCCGTTCCTGTTCCGGCGACAGCAGTCGGAACTGCTCGACTACCGCAAGGTGATCCTCCAGCGCGCGGATACAAATCTTGACGACGATCCGCCACAGCTCGCCGTCTATCTCACCGAGGACCTCGTCGATCGGATCGGACCTGGAGATCACGTCTCGCTCGTCGGCTACTACGATACCGGCCGCATTCAGAAAAAATCAGTTCTCCAAACGTACCTTGAGACGTGGGATATCGAGTCTCACGAGGAAGGCGTGCTCGCCGATCGACTCTCGCCGGATGAGCTTGCCGACGCGATCTGCGAGGAAGTCGAAGCGAAACAGGACGAAGACCCGTCGTCGTTCGGCGCCGATCGCGAGGCAATCATCGAAACACTCGTCGACGAAGGTGTCCGCCGCAAGGAAGTCGAGTCACAACTGGAGGACCTCATCGATCAGAAGGAAATCAGCGAGATCGGCGGCGGCAAACTGATGGTTACGTAG